In Gavia stellata isolate bGavSte3 chromosome 28, bGavSte3.hap2, whole genome shotgun sequence, a single genomic region encodes these proteins:
- the MRPL45 gene encoding large ribosomal subunit protein mL45 codes for MAAAMKAGLGRLGLRVCWQAAGSVFCPAGVAPACLFVPVRTRKRYSVPEWARELSPEEKEKRLKSSGMVFPEERIERTFYLACTADIIDPYIPPEGDARLTSLSKDGLKQKVEKLKHTAASQLALRKVKDHDPDFSTKTFPEKAQEIFIEAHNCLANFNKQKLHSLVTERCYPEMVRGNRYKTIRWSFVESLEPPRVVHVRCDSIVNRGNLYGQVTVRMHTRQILAIYDRFGRLMYGGEQVPKDVLEYVVFERYLVNPYGTWRMHGKIVPEWAPPKDPIVKTVMIPGPTLDASQEYGETK; via the exons GGGCGGCTGGGCCTGCGGGTGTGCTGGCAG GCTGCAGGGTCTGTGTTCTGTCCTGCTGGAGTGGCTCCGGCCTGTCTTTTTGTCCCAGTGAGAACGAGGAAGAGGTATTCTGTCCCCGAATGGGCCAGAGAACTGTCCCctgaagagaaggagaagagactCAAGTCTTCGGGGATGGTATTTCCTGAGGAACGTATAGAACGGACCTTCTACTTGGCCTGCACAG CTGATATTATAGACCCATACATCCCTCCTGAGGGCGATGCCCGCTTGACTTCCCTATCCAAAGATGGGCTGAAGCAAAAGGTGGAGAAGCTGAAGCATACTGCCGCCTCCCAGCTAGC tCTGCGGAAGGTAAAAGATCATGATCCGGATTTCAGCACTAAAACCTTCCCAGAGAAGGCACAGGAGATATTTATTGAAGCTCACAATTGCCTGGCAAA TTTTAACAAGCAGAAACTTCACTCCCTGGTGACAGAGCGCTGCTACCCA gaAATGGTCCGTGGGAACAGGTACAAGACCATCCGGTGGAGTTTTGTGGAGTCGCTAGAGCCTCCAAGAGTGGTTCATGTTCGATGCGATAGCATTGTGAATCGAGGCAACCTGTACGGCCAGGTGACGGTGCGGATGCACACGCGGCAG ATTCTGGCAATCTATGACCGCTTTGGGCGGCTGATGTATGGTGGGGAGCAGGTGCCCAAGGATGTTTTGGAGTATGTCGTGTTTGAGAGGTACTTGGTCAACCCTTATGGCACGTGGAGGATGCACGGCAAGATCGTTCCAGAGTGGGCTCCACCAAAGGACCCCATTGTTAAG ACGGTGATGATTCCTGGCCCAACCTTGGATGCCTCACAAGAGTATGGAGAAACGAAGTAG
- the GPR179 gene encoding probable G-protein coupled receptor 179, whose translation MGPWQWPLLWCLHAALVRTTILTGGQRPQERPPQPPGWSPAPSSSWAPTLEPGAAGDPQDSAAALAFLQTGDAQQLARVNCSRGVAAGAPGPGPPPALRATLRAAPEALAQAANFLNMLFQTNDIREASVAEDVEWYQALVRSLAEGHPWVRRAVLALDAHPLATKPRLMLQATKGDSEILLQDVSSAAPSLGNLSWDNEWFNALRSQRTLLLRKRVLSNDLRSMETPKWQRGDSYVGEPGHVRWSPPFLECRDGRFLPAWAVTLSAAFYGLKPDLSPEFKGVVRVDIELRDVAIDQCASGPGWFADTHRCDLNSTQCVPQESRSFVLGRYLCRCKPGFYGAGGVASSAWAGAAGADGGSRLACRPCRRGCATCEDDAPCLIQEDRALRAAVLSCQAFCMLAVFLSMLVSYHFRRSKRIRASGVVLLETILFGSLLLYFPVFILYFKPSIFRCIVLRWVRMLGFAIVYGTITLKLHRVLKVFLSRTAQRVPYVSSERVLRMLGLILLLVLWFLAAWTIGMLENVDKNIPLVIRTQTAHGLHFYICGHDRWDYMMVIAEMLFLLWGSFLCYATRTVPSAFHEPRYMGIALHNELMISATFHVVRFIMVPSLHPDWTLLLFFAHTHSTITMTLALLFIPKFLHAGSPLREEIAAEVYEDELDMRRSGSCLNSSIASAWSEHSLDPDDIREELKKLYTQLEVHKSRRMAANNPHLPKKRSSRRSLGRSIVRRVAELPEAVARRSSGGEQVGTPARHGSSAKRLPNASGTSLRIRSDGSRRRAAALRKSRSTEGPTQEPWGGSPALGPPGEPVPGRKTMAVMASEQSDSESLDAAPLVCKSASAHNLAGHEQHPQLRAAPLQKSLSVIAGAREEALLATSRAAREEWHHNWHPSALSPQSPGAAGALPPASSSPAEGCSQEDMSPPGDGKMQKHVTYAPIKSISVDSSHLPGRVRVAVRRTPPLPPVRYQSLVQRAAPAGDSPEPAEPPTDPPARAGEPERTPEGSAEEKPGRASPPAGKGRLLTAASIPAQVCPWELVQEEILSWKQKAAEAADSGTPGDAAATPPSLKPPIQKTSLRGLGLAIKAFNRSRGKSILRGKREGEGSLRRRGCEREAGGRRERPSLADMSAVSLGAIGRDPTAKSPEWSRRRPGSEPTARPRHGETGAPAVPAGKGALLRQEAIASQEDSGVPLGGESPAKVLEKGGSQPEPLGPGGSWAGKAGSAAGRQAVVCPGETQADASSKTEICPWEESGGEHRGPGRAPGKGGSEVDPGCSGEEPGMEKRPAKTPELPKAASETAGTAEDRMAEVCPWETEEGKRTVRAEICPWDVEGRGSPRPGEGAEQPGTGLAAKDPALPKMSSKQAGAIDSKKANICPWEVEDEPLAKTEICPWEAPAGPSGTERPSQDTRGTSKGENKPGSGGLEDIKAKLADTGGHQPDHRDTRTFAKLIRKSPECSKAESKTSQSTVSIKEAVCPWESLGTEQPPEQPRARRAALPKSPSRKSQSVESLKAEVCPWESLGMEQLPEKPHAASPMLPKSPSKKSQSVESLKAEVCPWEALEVKVTDKAEICPWDAAAPPSGKEKSRQDKGALSVVSRSPSTGQGLLKEIADSTSAKKEKAEVCPWESLGMEQPPEKPRARSPALPKSPSRKSQNVESLKVEVCPWEAPEVEASDKAEICPWDVAAPSSDQPKAKQGPGGASKGDKRITRQAALASPVRSLEKGSSEREAVCPWESLGTEQPPEKPCARSPALPKSPSKKSQSVESLKAEVCPWELEPTDKAEICPWDAAAPPSGKEKSRQDKGALSIVSKSPSTGQGLLKEIGDNSTSRKKEKASGDRESICPWESTDMESSSTGYGTKSTELLKATAKKSDILGSTKAEVCPWESLGMEQPPEKPRARSPALPKSPSKKSQSVESLKAEVCPWEAPELESTDKAEICPWDAAAPPSGKEKLRQDKGALSIVSRSPSTGQGLLKEIADSTSAKKEKASRDRESICPWESLGTEQPPAKPHTGSPALLKSPSRKSQRVESLKPPEFEAGFKAEICPWEAALPLPEKGAAPGMAGLPPKIAGASKALEKRSSEHEAICPQESLGTEEPSLKTAMRKEPSKKSDSMESRKSDICPWEGAEPMGLEKESFKPGVHPEGADRAFPPGTGKSKPVAEASTMSPTALLKKSKGRSDGEAEHKPLCRILPGIQPPRGPRAEPLPRGASAAPTAGSSPSPGASVAEVCPWEAEDTPPASNKTGTDTEKTSEVCPWEVESVDPTPTLRRQGRAGASPQDRGRGASETKPDVCPWDHE comes from the exons ATGGGGCCGTGGCAGTGGCCGCTGCTCTGGTGCTTGCATGCGGCGCTGGTCCGCACAACCATCCTCACGGGGGGCCAGCGCCCACAGGAGAGACCCCCCCAGCCGCCGGGATGGTCCCCGGCCCCGTCGTCCTCCTGGGCGCCCACGCTGGagccgggagcggcgggggaCCCCCAGGACTCGGCGGCGGCACTGGCTTTCCTGCAGACAGGCGATGCGCAGCAGCTGGCCCGGGTCAACTGCAGCCGGGGCGTCGCGGCGGGGGCACCCGGCCCTGGCCCCCCCCCGGCACTGCGTGCCACCCTGCGTGCCGCCCCCGAGGCGCTGGCCCAGGCCGCCAACTTCCTCAACATGCTCTTCCAGACCAACGACATCCGCGAAGCCAGCGTGGCCGAGGACGTGGAGTGGTACCAGGCGCTGGTccgcagcctggcagaggggcacccatgggtgcgcCGGGCGGTGCTTGCCCTCGACGCCCACCCGCTGGCCACCAAGCCCCGGCTGATGCTGCAGGCCACCAAGGGGGACAGCGAGATCCTGCTGCAGGACGTCTCTTCTGCCGCCCCCAGCCTCGGCAACCTCAGCTGGGACAACGAGTGGTTCAACGCCCTCAGGTCCCAGCGGACCCTCCTTCTCCGCAAGCGCGTGCTCAGCAATGACCTGCGCAGCATGGAGACCCCCAAGTGGCAGCGGGGCGACAGCTACGTGGGGGAGCCGGGCCACGTGCGGTGGTCCCCGCCGTTCCTCGAGTGCCGGGATGGCAGGTTCCTGCCCGCCTGGGCGGTCACACTCTCTGCCGCTTTCTACGGGCTCAAGCCGGACCTCAGCCCAGAATTCAA GGGCGTCGTGCGGGTGGACATCGAGCTGCGGGATGTGGCCATCGACCAGTGCGCCAGCGGGCCGGGCTGGTTTGCGGACACGCACCGCTGCGACCTCAACAGCACCCAA TGTGTCCCCCAGGAAAGCCGCAGCTTCGTCCTCGGGAGGTACCTGTGCCGGTGCAAGCCGGGCTTTTACGGGGCCGGCGGAGTGGCCAGCAGTGCCTGGGCAG gcgcggcgggggcggacGGGGGGTCCCGGCTGGCATGCCGGCCCTGCCGCCGGGGATGCGCCACCTGCGAGGACGACGCACCCTGCCTGATCCAGGAGGACCGGGCGCTGCGGGCAGCCGTCCTCTCCTGCCAGGCCTTCTGCATGCTGGCCGTCTTCCTCAGCATGCTCGTCTCCTACCACTTCCGACGGAGCAAG AGGATCCGGGCATCAGGAGTCGTCCTCCTGGAGACGATCCTCTTCGGGTCCCTCCTCCTCTACTTCCCC GTGTTTATCCTGTACTTCAAGCCGAGCATCTTCCGCTGCATCGTCCTGCGCTGGGTGCGCATGCTCGGCTTCGCCATCGTCTACGGCACCATCACCCTCAAGCTGCACAG GGTGCTGAAGGTGTTCCTGTCCCGCACGGCCCAGCGCGTGCCCTACGTGTCGAGCGAGCGGGTGCTGAGGATGCTGGGGCTGATCCTGCTCCTGGTGCTGTGGTTCCTGGCGGCCTGGACCATCGGCATGCTGGAGAACGTCGACAAGAACATCCCGCTGGTGATCCGCACCCAGACGGCCCACGGGCTCCACTTCTACATCTGTGGCCATGACCGCTGGGACTACATGATGGTGATCG CTGAAATGCTGTtcctgctgtggggcagcttcCTATGCTACGCCACGCGCACCGTGCCCTCCGCCTTCCACGAGCCCCGCTACATGGGCATCGCGCTCCACAACGAGCTCATGATCTCGGCCACCTTCCACGTGGTCAG GTTCATCATGGTCCCCTCACTGCACCCCGACTGGACCCTGCTGCTCTTCTTCGCTCACACCCACAGCACCATCACCATGACCCTGGCGCTGCTCTTCATCCCCAAG TTCCTGCACGCCGGCTCGCCGCTGCGGGAGGAGATCGCGGCTGAGGTCTACGAGGATGAGCTGGACATGCGGCGCTCGGGCTCCTGCCTGAACAGCAGCATCGCGTCTGCCTGGAGCGAGCACAGTCTCGACCCCGATGACATTCGG GAGGAGCTGAAGAAGCTTTACACGCAGCTGGAGGTGCACAAGTCGCGGAGGATGGCAGCCAACAACCCCCACCTCCCCAAGAAGCGCAGCTCCCGCCGCAGCCTGGGCCGCTCCATCGTGCGCCGCGTCGCTGAGCTGCCCGAGGCCGTGGCACGCCGCAGCAGCGGCGGGGAGCAGGTGGGCACCCCAGCACGCCACGGCTCCTCGGCCAAGCGGCTCCCCAACGCCAGCGGCACCAGCCTGCGGATACGGAGTGATGGCTCCCGGCGCCGCGCCGCAGCCCTGCGCAAGTCCCGCAGCACCGAGGGTCCCACGCAGGAGCCCTGGGGAGGCTCGCCTGCCCTCGGCCCCCCTGGGGAGCCTGTGCCAGGGAGGAAGACGATGGCGGTGATGGCCTCGGAGCAATCCGACAGCGAGTCCCTCGACGCTGCCCCGCTGGTGTGCAAGTCGGCCAGCGCCCACAACCTGGCGGGGCACGAGCAGCACCCCCAGCTCCGCGCAGCCCCCTTGCAGAAGTCACTCAGCGTCATCGCCGGTGCACGGGAAGAGGCCCTGCTCGCCACCAGCCGAGCCGCGCGGGAGGAGTGGCATCACAACTGGCACCCATCCGCCCTGTCC CCCCAAAGCCCCGGTGCAGCTGGTGCCCTCCcgccagccagctccagccccgcCGAGGGGTGCTCCCAGGAGGACATGTCCCCCCCGGGTGATGGCAAGATGCAGAAACACGTCACCTACGCACCCATCAAGAGCATCAGTGTTGACAGCTCCCATCTCCCCGGGCGGGTGCGGGTGGCGGTGAGGAGgacccccccgctgccccccgtCCGCTACCAGAGCCTAGTGCAGCGTGCCGCGCCGGCGGGCGACAGCCCAGAGCCAGCGGAGCCACCCACGGACCCCCCAGCACGGGCGGGAGAGCCAGAGAGGACACCAGAGGGGTCTGCGGAAGAAAAGCCGGGGCGTGCGTCCCCCCCGGCAGGGAAGGGCAGGCTGCTGACCGCAGCGTCCATCCCGGCACAGGTCTGCCCCTGGGAGCTGGTCCAGGAGGAGATCCTGAGCTGGAAGCAAAAAGCTGCCGAAGCAGCAGACTCGGGGACCCCCGGTGATGCAGCAgccaccccccccagcctcaAGCCACCCATCCAGAAGACCTCCCTGCGGGGCCTGGGACTCGCCATCAAAGCCTTCAACCGCTCCAGGGGGAAAAGCATCCtgagagggaagagggagggcGAGGGGAGCCTCAGGAGGAGGGGGTGCGAGCGGGAAgcggggggcaggagggagaggccCAGCCTGGCAGACATGTCCGCTGTGTCCCTTGGGGCGATCGGCCGAGACCCCACCGCCAAAAGCCCCGAGTGGAGCAGGCGGAGGCCCGGCAGCGagcccaccgcccgcccgcggcACGGGGAGACGGGAGCCCCGGCTGTCCCCGCAGGAAAAGGAGCCTTGCTGCGCCAGGAGGCGATTGCTTCCCAGGAGGACAGCGGGGTCCCGCTGGGTGGGGAGAGCCCGGCCAAGGTGCTGGAGAAGGGGGGCAGCCAGCCCGAGCCCCTCGGTCccggggggagctggg ctgggaaagccGGGAGCGCAgcgggcaggcaggcagtggtCTGTCCTGGGGAAACCCAGGCAGATGCAAGCAGTAAAACAGAAATTTGCCCCTGGGAGGAGAGTGGGGGTGAGCACCGGgggccaggcagagccccagGGAAGGGCGGCAGCGAGGTGGATCCCGGGTGCTCCGGGGAAGAGCCAGGCATGGAAAAACGACCAGCAAAAACCCCAGAGCTGCCCAAAGCAGCTTCGGAGACAGCGGGCACAGCGGAGGACAGGATGGCTGAGGTTTGTCCGTGGGAGACcgaggaaggaaaaaggaccGTCAGAGCAGAAATCTGCCCCTGGGATGTGGAGGGG CGGGgatccccccgccccggggaaGGTGCGGAGCAGCCTGGCACAGGGCTCGCGGCAAAAGACCCGGCTCTGCCCAAAATGTCATCTAAGCAAGCAGGAGCCATTGACAGCAAAAAGGCCAACATTTGTCCATGGGAAGTGGAGGATGAGCCGCTTGCTAAAACAGAAATCTGCCCTTGGGAAGCGCCTGCAGGGCCATCGGGGACAGAGAGACCGAGTCAGGACACACGTGGGACTTCcaaaggggaaaacaaaccagGATCTGGAGGACTTGAAGATATCAAAGCAAAGCTGGCAGACACGGGTGGCCATCAGCCAGACCACAGGGACACCAGGACCTTTGCAAAGCTCATTAGGAAAAGCCCGGAGTGCTCAAAAGCAGAGTCCAAGACATCCCAGAGCACGGTGAGCATAAAGGAGGCGGTCTGTCCCTGGGAGAGCCTGGGCACGGAGCAGCCCCCAGAACAACCTCGTGCCAGGAGGGCAGCGCTGCCCAAATCGCCTTCGAGGAAATCCCAGAGCGTGGAGAGCCTGAAGGCAGAGGTCTGTCCTTGGGAGAGCCTGGGCATGGAGCAGCTCCCAGAAAAACCCCACGCTGCGAGCCCCATGCTGCCCAAATCACCTTCAAAGAAATCCCAGAGCGTGGAGAGCCTGAAGGCAGAGGTCTGTCCTTGGGAGGCTCTGGAGGTCAAAGTCACTGATAAAGCAGAAATCTGTCCCTGGGATGCGGCTGCTCCACCATCAGGTAAAGAGAAATCAAGACAGGACAAAGGTGCTCTGTCCGTAGTGAGCAGAAGCCCTTCTACAGGTCAAGGTCTCTTGAAAGAGATTGCAGACAGCACATCTgcaaagaaggagaaa GCTGAGGTCTGTCCCTGGGAGAGCCTGGGCATGGAGCAGCCCCCAGAAAAACCTCGTGCCAGGAGCCCAGCATTGCCCAAATCGCCTTCAAGAAAATCCCAAAACGTGGAGAGCCTGAAGGTGGAGGTCTGTCCTTGGGAGGCTCCGGAGGTTGAAGCCAGTGATAAAGCAGAAATCTGCCCCTGGGATGTGGCTGCACCTTCCTCTGATCAACCAAAGGCAAAGCAGGGTCCTGGGGGGGCTTCAAAGGGGGACAAGCGCATCACGCGCCAGGCAGCGTTAGCCAGCCCGGTGAGATCCCTGGAGAAGGGCAGCAGCGAGCGAGAGGCTGTCTGTCCCTGGGAGAGCCTGGGCACGGAGCAGCCCCCAGAAAAACCCTGTGCCAGGAGCCCAGCGCTGCCCAAATCGCcttcaaaaaaatcccagagcGTGGAGAGCCTGAAGGCAGAGGTCTGTCCTTGGGAGCTTGAACCCACTGATAAAGCAGAAATCTGTCCCTGGGATGCGGCTGCTCCACCGTCAGGTAAAGAGAAATCAAGACAGGACAAAGGTGCTTTGTCCATAGTGAGCAAAAGCCCTTCTACAGGTCAAGGTCTCTTGAAAGAGATTGGAGACAACAGCACGtccaggaaaaaggagaaagcaagcgGAGACCGTGAGTCCATCTGTCCCTGGGAGAGCACGGACATGGAGAGCTCCTCCACGGGGTATGGCACGAAGagcacagagctgctgaaagCCACCGCCAAGAAATCAGACATCTTGGGGAGCACGAAGGCTGAGGTCTGTCCCTGGGAGAGCCTGGGCATGGAGCAGCCCCCAGAAAAACCTCGTGCCAGGAGCCCAGCGCTGCCCAAATCGCCTTCAAAGAAATCCCAGAGCGTGGAGAGCCTGAAGGCGGAGGTCTGTCCTTGGGAGGCTCCAGAGCTCGAGTCCACTGATAAAGCAGAAATCTGTCCCTGGGATGCGGCTGCTCCACCATCAGGTAAAGAGAAATTAAGACAGGACAAAGGTGCTCTGTCCATAGTGAGCAGAAGCCCTTCTACAGGTCAAGGTCTCTTGAAAGAGATTGCAGACAGCACATCTgcaaagaaggagaaagcaagcaGAGACCGTGAGTCCATCTGTCCCTGGGAGAGCCTGGGCACGGAGCAGCCCCCAGCAAAACCCCACACCGGGAGCCCAGCGCTGCTCAAATCACCTTCAAGGAAATCCCAGAGAGTGGAGAGCCTGAAGCCTCCGGAGTTTGAAGCTGGttttaaagcagaaatctgCCCCTGGGAGGCAGCTCTACCTCTGCCAGAGAAAGGAGCAGCCCCGGGTATGGCAGGCCTCCCACCGAAAATAGCGGGTGCCTCCAAAGCACTGGAGAAGAGGAGTAGTGAGCATGAGGCCATCTGCCCCCAGGAGAGCCTGGGCACGGAGGAGCCCTCCCTGAAAACTGCAATGCGGAAAGAGCCGTCCAAGAAGTCCGACAGCATGGAGAGCAGGAAATCTGATATTTGCccctgggaaggagcagagccCATGGGCTTGGAGAAGGAAAGCTTCAAACCAGGCGTGCACCCAGAGGGAGCTGACAGAGCATTCCCCCCGGGGACAGGGAAGTCAAAGCCGGTGGCAGAAGCCAGCACCATGTCTCCAACAGCCCTGCTGAAAAAATCCAAGGGCAGATCTGACGGTGAGGCTGAGCACAAGCCCCTGTGCCGCATCCTGCCGGGCATCCAGCCCCCAAGGGGCCCCAGAGCAGAGCCACTGCCTCGGGGAGCGAGCGCGGCTCCCAcggcgggcagcagccccagcccaggcgCTAGTGTAGCCGAGGTTTGTCCCTGGGAAGCAGAAGATACTCCGCCAGCATCTAACAAGACCggcacagacacagagaaaacCTCTGAAGTGTGTCCATGGGAGGTGGAGAGCGTGGATCCCACCCCAACCCTCcgcaggcagggcagagccggAGCGAGCCCCCAGGACAGAGGCAGGGGTGCGAGTGAAACTAAACCCGACGTCTGCCCATGGGACCATGAGTAG